From the genome of Dehalococcoidia bacterium, one region includes:
- the gcvH gene encoding glycine cleavage system protein GcvH: MPVPEDRLYSKEHEWALIQSDGSVIVGITDFAQHELGDVVYLELPSQGANVIQHQQMGEIESVKAVSEVFSPVSGVVLEVNTSAQDSPELVNSSPYEEGWLIKVQPSDEAELKSLLDAKDYVALTE, translated from the coding sequence ATGCCAGTTCCAGAAGATAGGCTATATTCAAAAGAGCACGAATGGGCTCTGATCCAATCTGATGGTTCAGTTATCGTAGGGATTACTGATTTTGCACAGCATGAGTTGGGAGATGTCGTATACCTAGAGCTGCCATCCCAAGGTGCGAATGTCATTCAGCATCAGCAAATGGGTGAAATTGAATCTGTCAAAGCGGTTTCTGAAGTATTCTCCCCAGTATCTGGAGTCGTACTTGAAGTCAATACTAGCGCGCAGGATTCCCCTGAATTGGTAAATTCCAGTCCGTATGAAGAAGGTTGGCTGATTAAGGTACAACCTAGTGATGAAGCAGAATTAAAAAGTTTGCTAGATGCCAAAGACTACGTAGCATTAACTGAATAA
- the gcvT gene encoding glycine cleavage system aminomethyltransferase GcvT, with the protein MSESNLTHTVLNSFHRKLGGKMVAFAGFDMPIQYESILAESRAVRNSIGIFDVSHMGRFIIEGQDSRALLNWIHTASIGIDMPLFRARYGLICNEAGGIIDDAIVYKLADSKFLLVANAANSKKIFDWLQIWISSKYPHVQISDKTKELAMIAVQGPYAIEKVQQLLGVDLSSLKPFNIIETNILGSMGFIARTGYTGEDGVEIMPLASVAELLCETLVRDGAAPCGLGARDVLRLEAGLLLHGQDIDESTNPVEAGLKKFVDFTKDFCGSQNIQKPQIASNKYLIGFKTEGRSLVPRSHADILQNGEIIGHVTSGGYSPSLDTNIGLGYVQNRSVVHQEQIEIDVRGRKINATVVEIPFYKRKKP; encoded by the coding sequence ATGAGTGAAAGTAATCTTACCCACACGGTGCTCAACAGTTTCCATAGGAAGCTTGGAGGCAAAATGGTTGCCTTTGCAGGCTTTGATATGCCTATCCAATATGAAAGTATTTTGGCTGAATCACGAGCAGTGCGCAACTCAATAGGAATTTTCGATGTTTCCCATATGGGAAGATTTATAATTGAGGGTCAAGACTCCAGAGCATTATTAAATTGGATTCATACCGCTAGCATCGGTATCGATATGCCATTATTCCGCGCTCGATACGGACTCATATGTAACGAGGCAGGAGGAATCATTGATGATGCGATTGTATATAAATTGGCAGACAGTAAATTCTTACTTGTTGCAAATGCAGCAAACTCAAAAAAGATCTTTGATTGGCTTCAAATATGGATATCTTCTAAGTACCCGCATGTCCAAATTTCAGACAAAACAAAAGAATTAGCCATGATCGCGGTCCAAGGACCATACGCCATTGAGAAAGTGCAGCAACTTCTAGGCGTGGATCTTTCATCGTTAAAACCTTTCAACATCATTGAAACTAACATTTTGGGTTCCATGGGGTTTATAGCACGAACTGGGTATACGGGGGAAGATGGTGTTGAAATAATGCCACTTGCCAGTGTTGCCGAGCTATTATGTGAAACATTGGTTAGAGACGGTGCCGCCCCTTGTGGGTTAGGAGCGAGAGACGTATTAAGATTAGAAGCTGGCCTTTTGCTTCATGGCCAAGATATCGATGAATCAACTAATCCCGTTGAAGCAGGTTTGAAAAAATTTGTAGACTTCACTAAGGATTTCTGTGGATCTCAAAACATACAAAAGCCACAAATAGCATCTAACAAATACCTAATAGGGTTCAAAACTGAAGGTCGCAGCCTAGTTCCCAGATCACATGCCGACATACTGCAAAATGGTGAAATTATTGGGCATGTTACTAGTGGCGGTTACTCACCTTCGCTTGACACTAATATAGGGCTCGGCTATGTTCAAAATAGAAGCGTCGTCCATCAGGAGCAAATTGAAATAGATGTCCGTGGACGAAAAATCAATGCGACGGTAGTTGAAATACCATTTTATAAAAGGAAAAAACCGTAA
- the metE gene encoding 5-methyltetrahydropteroyltriglutamate--homocysteine S-methyltransferase has product MVTATNLGFPRIGANRELKWAIEAYWSGKIDLDELERRAAEIRYTNWKLQKEAGIEHIPSNDFSFYDQMLDTSIMVGAIPERYGPIEGEVDLDTYFSMARGRNASTDNVGVSAMEMTKWFDTNYHYIVPEIEKDQTFSIKSTRAIEEFIEAKELGIHTRPVLIGPVTYLLLSKSSDPTFDPLSLLEDLVDVYEKILRRFTEAGATWIQFDEPALGLTLDDKQRSAFGRAYARLSATSPALSLLVAVYFSDLRENVRTALALPVKGLHIDLVRGRIDMENVLAKLPEEMSISLGLVDGRNIWKSNLQEAIDLGKKATSIVGKERVFIGPSCSLLHSPVDLQNESKLDKEMKSWMAFAKQKIQEISLITQALNGNSDSISNELTSNAGAIQSRSKSTRVHSSLVESRMSSMTPEMASRVSEYADRRKAQQQKLKLPNYPTTTIGSFPQTIEIRKARAAHNKSELTDEQYEIFLKEEIERTIRFQEKMGLDVLVHGEPERNDMVEYFGQQLEGYISTINGWVQSYGSRCVKPPIIYGDINRPRPMTVDWITYAQSLTSIPVKGMLTGPVTMLQWSFVRDDQPRSQTCMQLALAIRDEVNDLESAGIKIIQVDEPAIREGLPLRREDWDEYLGWAVESFRVATSGVEDHTQMHTHMCYAAYDDIIDAVAAMDADVISMENSRSDGALMETFRAHPYPNEVGPGVYDIHSPRIAESNEMKDLLSKAGDVLLPEQIWVNPDCGLKTRRWEEVVPSLENMVETAKHFRH; this is encoded by the coding sequence TTGGTCACTGCAACAAACCTAGGATTCCCAAGAATCGGCGCTAACAGAGAATTGAAATGGGCTATTGAAGCTTATTGGTCGGGCAAAATAGATCTAGATGAGCTGGAGAGACGAGCTGCAGAAATAAGATATACGAACTGGAAATTGCAAAAAGAAGCAGGGATAGAACATATTCCTTCAAATGATTTCTCGTTTTACGACCAAATGCTTGATACCAGCATAATGGTCGGAGCAATACCTGAACGTTATGGTCCTATTGAAGGCGAAGTCGACTTGGATACCTACTTTTCGATGGCTCGTGGAAGAAACGCATCAACGGATAACGTAGGCGTCTCAGCTATGGAAATGACCAAATGGTTTGATACTAACTACCATTATATTGTGCCCGAAATAGAAAAAGATCAAACCTTCTCAATCAAATCTACCAGAGCGATTGAAGAATTTATTGAAGCCAAAGAATTAGGGATTCACACGCGGCCTGTTTTGATCGGCCCTGTAACTTATTTACTGCTATCGAAATCCAGCGACCCAACATTTGACCCTTTATCGCTTTTAGAGGATTTAGTGGATGTTTACGAAAAAATTCTAAGACGATTTACTGAAGCAGGCGCCACTTGGATTCAGTTTGATGAGCCTGCACTCGGACTCACTTTAGATGACAAGCAAAGGTCAGCGTTCGGGCGTGCTTACGCCCGCCTTTCTGCTACCTCACCTGCCCTAAGTCTTTTAGTCGCAGTCTATTTTAGCGACCTACGAGAAAACGTAAGAACAGCACTTGCATTACCGGTTAAAGGCTTACATATTGATCTTGTCCGAGGTCGAATCGATATGGAAAATGTACTAGCAAAACTACCTGAGGAAATGTCGATTTCCCTTGGGTTAGTTGACGGCCGTAATATCTGGAAATCAAATCTTCAAGAAGCAATAGATTTAGGCAAAAAAGCCACTTCAATAGTTGGTAAAGAACGTGTATTTATTGGCCCATCCTGTTCATTACTTCATTCACCCGTAGATTTACAGAATGAATCTAAATTGGACAAGGAAATGAAGTCATGGATGGCTTTTGCTAAACAAAAAATACAAGAAATCTCATTAATTACCCAAGCTCTAAATGGTAATTCTGATTCGATTTCAAATGAATTGACGTCAAATGCAGGCGCAATTCAAAGCCGCTCAAAATCTACAAGAGTTCATAGTTCTTTAGTTGAATCAAGAATGTCTAGCATGACGCCTGAAATGGCTTCTAGAGTCAGTGAATATGCCGACCGGCGAAAAGCTCAGCAGCAAAAACTTAAATTACCTAATTACCCAACCACCACCATTGGATCATTTCCTCAAACAATTGAGATAAGAAAAGCGCGTGCCGCCCACAATAAATCCGAATTAACTGACGAGCAATATGAAATATTCCTTAAAGAGGAAATCGAGCGCACCATCAGATTCCAAGAAAAAATGGGGCTTGATGTTTTGGTACATGGAGAGCCTGAACGAAACGACATGGTGGAATATTTTGGGCAACAATTAGAAGGCTATATTTCTACAATAAATGGTTGGGTCCAAAGTTATGGCTCTCGATGTGTAAAACCTCCAATTATTTACGGAGATATCAATCGCCCTCGTCCAATGACGGTTGACTGGATCACATATGCACAATCACTTACTTCGATACCAGTAAAAGGCATGCTGACAGGCCCAGTAACTATGCTTCAATGGTCGTTTGTACGTGATGATCAACCTCGCAGCCAAACATGTATGCAGTTAGCATTAGCTATCCGCGACGAGGTAAATGACCTTGAATCCGCTGGAATCAAAATTATTCAAGTAGATGAACCTGCAATACGGGAAGGTTTGCCATTACGACGCGAAGATTGGGACGAGTATCTTGGGTGGGCAGTTGAATCATTTCGCGTAGCTACGTCGGGCGTAGAAGATCATACCCAAATGCACACTCATATGTGCTACGCAGCATACGATGACATTATTGATGCAGTTGCGGCAATGGATGCCGACGTGATTTCAATGGAAAATTCCAGAAGTGATGGTGCTCTAATGGAAACGTTCCGAGCCCATCCCTATCCTAATGAAGTTGGCCCTGGTGTTTACGATATTCATTCGCCAAGGATTGCAGAATCCAATGAAATGAAGGATCTACTTAGTAAAGCGGGTGACGTACTCTTACCAGAACAAATTTGGGTCAATCCCGACTGCGGATTAAAAACTCGCAGATGGGAAGAAGTAGTTCCTTCGTTGGAAAACATGGTCGAAACAGCAAAGCACTTCCGGCACTAG
- a CDS encoding EVE domain-containing protein: protein MVTTPRNYWMVAVHQDYYDACSERDFSILGMGKQQRKRVQRMEIGDRVLFYVFESTAFAAITTISGTYFEDESILWPSSEMEDSYSWHVSIKADIVLDNFHTIDARLLAPRLEYVKKWAPELWPLAFQGLLHLIPKKDFLLIENEMKRGAKRPDFKMNTDPRHGPLSREAQHS, encoded by the coding sequence ATGGTAACAACACCACGCAATTATTGGATGGTTGCAGTTCATCAGGATTATTACGATGCTTGCTCTGAAAGGGATTTTTCAATCCTGGGTATGGGTAAGCAGCAGCGCAAGCGCGTACAGCGCATGGAAATTGGCGATCGTGTGCTGTTTTATGTTTTCGAGTCAACTGCTTTTGCAGCCATCACTACCATTTCAGGAACATATTTTGAAGACGAGAGTATTTTGTGGCCTTCTTCAGAGATGGAAGATAGTTATTCGTGGCATGTGAGTATTAAGGCAGATATTGTCTTAGATAACTTCCATACCATTGATGCACGCTTGCTCGCACCTCGCCTTGAGTACGTGAAAAAATGGGCTCCAGAGCTTTGGCCCCTTGCTTTTCAAGGATTGCTACATTTGATTCCTAAAAAAGATTTTTTGCTTATTGAGAATGAAATGAAGCGTGGTGCAAAACGTCCTGATTTTAAAATGAATACTGATCCTAGGCATGGTCCACTTTCGCGCGAGGCACAGCATTCTTGA
- a CDS encoding SDR family oxidoreductase, with translation MAVTIDLTDQSAIVFGVANHRSIAWAIALSLEEAGANVYVTYQNERMGRNVLNLVQEFDRIHAVECDVLDTNSVESAIAIASANNPLSSVVHSVAFANKDDLEGSFSSTGVDGFRTALEVSAYSLLPITKAAAGKMTNGGSIITLTFHAADKVYPGYNVMGVAKAALENEVKQLAAEYGAQGIRVNAVSAGPLNTLAARGISGFTGMHEIHASRSPLQRNITQEEVGSAALFLLSPLASGVTGHILYVDAGYNVMGV, from the coding sequence ATGGCAGTTACGATTGACCTTACTGATCAAAGTGCGATTGTTTTTGGGGTCGCTAATCATAGAAGTATTGCTTGGGCGATAGCCTTAAGCCTAGAAGAAGCTGGAGCCAATGTTTATGTGACTTACCAGAATGAGCGCATGGGTCGTAACGTGTTAAATCTAGTGCAAGAATTTGACCGTATTCATGCAGTTGAATGTGATGTACTCGATACCAATTCGGTAGAAAGCGCTATTGCTATTGCTTCAGCGAATAATCCTCTTTCCAGCGTAGTGCATAGTGTAGCTTTCGCGAATAAAGACGACCTTGAAGGATCTTTTTCTTCTACGGGAGTAGATGGCTTTAGAACGGCTCTTGAAGTAAGTGCGTATTCTTTGCTGCCAATTACAAAGGCTGCCGCAGGAAAAATGACGAACGGTGGTAGCATCATCACTTTAACATTTCATGCAGCAGATAAAGTTTACCCAGGGTATAACGTTATGGGCGTGGCAAAGGCGGCCTTAGAAAACGAGGTTAAGCAATTAGCTGCTGAATACGGGGCGCAAGGTATACGTGTTAACGCCGTGTCAGCGGGACCTTTGAATACATTAGCCGCGAGGGGTATTTCCGGTTTTACTGGAATGCATGAAATACATGCTTCTAGATCTCCATTACAAAGAAATATTACTCAAGAGGAAGTTGGTTCAGCCGCATTATTTTTATTGAGTCCACTAGCTTCTGGAGTTACTGGTCATATTCTTTATGTTGATGCTGGTTATAACGTTATGGGAGTTTAG